The following proteins are encoded in a genomic region of Leptospiraceae bacterium:
- a CDS encoding enoyl-CoA hydratase-related protein — protein MQNKTEFQFFQVEKQYDKKTAIIYLNQPNTRNTLEWQFWIELPSVIEEIENDSNISVAIIAGKGKSFSIGLDLVEFYDKFKDIIQSQSAEDRETLFQTILKMQEGLKKIITGKKIYIAAVHKHCYGGGLDLIAACDLRIASKNAIVSLRETKVGIVADMGSLNRLPFIIGFGATKLMAYTGRDFTAEECFEMGLFEKIVEKEEDLLPQAIQLAEEIASNPSIVLWGIKQVLNYMETHNTLDGMNYVALWNSTFLDSKEFRSIIENFIKKQKKRNE, from the coding sequence ATGCAAAATAAAACGGAATTTCAATTTTTTCAAGTAGAAAAACAATATGATAAAAAAACGGCTATAATCTACCTCAATCAACCGAATACAAGGAATACCCTAGAATGGCAATTTTGGATAGAATTACCCAGTGTAATAGAAGAAATCGAAAATGATTCCAATATATCCGTTGCTATCATAGCAGGGAAAGGAAAATCATTTTCAATTGGATTGGATTTAGTGGAATTTTATGATAAGTTCAAAGACATTATTCAAAGCCAGAGCGCTGAGGATAGAGAAACCTTGTTTCAAACCATTTTGAAAATGCAAGAAGGTTTGAAGAAAATCATCACTGGGAAGAAAATATACATTGCTGCAGTTCATAAACATTGTTATGGTGGTGGACTGGATTTGATTGCAGCATGTGATTTGCGAATTGCCTCAAAAAACGCAATTGTGTCATTAAGAGAAACTAAAGTTGGAATTGTAGCAGATATGGGAAGTCTCAATCGACTTCCTTTTATCATTGGGTTTGGTGCAACCAAGCTGATGGCTTATACAGGACGAGATTTCACAGCCGAAGAATGCTTCGAAATGGGATTGTTCGAAAAGATTGTCGAAAAAGAAGAGGACTTACTTCCCCAAGCCATCCAATTAGCCGAAGAAATCGCAAGTAATCCTTCAATAGTATTGTGGGGAATTAAACAAGTTTTAAATTACATGGAAACTCACAATACTCTCGATGGCATGAATTACGTAGCTCTGTGGAATTCTACATTCCTTGATAGCAAGGAATTCCGTAGTATCATCGAAAATTTTATCAAAAAACAAAAAAAGAGAAATGAATAA
- the ychF gene encoding redox-regulated ATPase YchF: MSLKCGIVGLPNVGKSTIFNALTNAGAASANYPFCTIDPNFGVVEVPDKRLWKLAEVVKPKNVVPTYMEFVDIAGLVEGAHKGEGLGNQFLSHIRETHAIAHVVRCFDDPNIIHVKGKVDPLYDIQVIHLELILADLESLEKQLQKLERKIKGNDKEAKAKYELGKKFYSVLEQEKKARTLISDLTEEEIRLARDFHLLTWKPEIYVLNVDEGSISNGNEMTQKVIEKAIKENTEFVIVCGKIEEELSVLSKEERKEYLESLGVQESGLEKFILASYRLLDLITFFTAGEQEVRAWTVKKGTNAKDAAGEIHSDIAKGFIKAEVISYSDFEEFGSLQKAKEAGKLRFGGKDYPIQDGDICYFRFHAG, encoded by the coding sequence ATGTCTTTGAAATGTGGGATTGTAGGTTTACCGAATGTAGGGAAGTCAACTATCTTTAATGCTTTGACGAATGCTGGTGCGGCTTCTGCGAACTATCCTTTTTGCACTATTGATCCTAATTTTGGAGTCGTTGAGGTTCCCGATAAGCGATTGTGGAAATTGGCAGAGGTTGTGAAACCGAAGAATGTAGTCCCTACGTATATGGAGTTTGTAGATATTGCTGGTCTTGTGGAAGGAGCTCATAAAGGAGAAGGCCTTGGAAACCAATTCCTATCCCATATTCGAGAAACTCATGCTATCGCTCATGTAGTTCGTTGTTTTGATGATCCTAATATCATTCATGTCAAAGGAAAAGTAGATCCTTTGTATGACATTCAGGTCATTCATTTAGAGCTCATCTTAGCAGATTTAGAGTCATTAGAAAAACAACTACAAAAATTAGAAAGAAAGATCAAAGGCAACGACAAAGAAGCCAAGGCAAAATACGAGTTGGGTAAAAAATTTTATTCTGTTCTTGAGCAAGAAAAAAAAGCAAGAACATTGATCTCAGACTTAACTGAAGAAGAAATACGATTAGCACGGGATTTTCACCTTTTAACGTGGAAACCAGAAATCTATGTTTTAAATGTAGATGAGGGTTCCATCTCTAATGGCAATGAAATGACTCAAAAAGTTATCGAAAAAGCCATAAAAGAAAATACTGAATTTGTGATTGTATGTGGTAAGATCGAAGAAGAACTTTCGGTATTATCAAAAGAAGAACGAAAAGAATATTTAGAGTCCTTAGGGGTGCAAGAATCAGGATTGGAAAAATTTATATTAGCTTCTTATCGTTTGTTGGATTTGATTACTTTTTTTACTGCAGGTGAACAAGAAGTTCGCGCTTGGACCGTCAAAAAAGGAACCAATGCAAAAGATGCTGCTGGTGAAATCCATTCTGATATTGCTAAAGGCTTCATAAAAGCCGAAGTCATTTCTTATAGTGATTTTGAAGAGTTTGGTTCATTACAAAAAGCAAAGGAAGCAGGAAAACTACGCTTTGGAGGAAAAGATTACCCCATACAAGATGGAGATATTTGTTATTTTCGATTTCACGCAGGGTAA
- a CDS encoding methyltransferase domain-containing protein — translation MIKLHPRIIFLGFLVIIFFMGSYSTHYIFQQYDVSFLGLIQNLKNGYFLLIPILTLFNLTLRFFRWNFLLRTYFIYIPSRELLSYYFTSYIGNLTPFYFLYLLRLIPIFKSKQFRGIFVFFLDLSLDFIVILLFYFFYKFYLTIFLFFLFTSVISFALHYYFRYQHLYRDVFFVSGIFFALSYTVMIWFLTSWVFPLAIGSFNLEFPIDISLYSLSIMNLGNLLAIFPTGVYISSEKLIEFLLQTPIPKDITIYSVFLIKISTSWVAIGTAFLFLIFFRKQLFSKETHFDQIAEEYEEQIPQHIKERVLKKKIDIITNSVPKNAKGLDAGCGQGWYVKEMMNIGYQMYGIDFSEKQLQKAKELTKNPNLFHGSITELPFPDEYFDFIYTINVLHHLPTKEEQIKALNEFYRVLKPKGKLIIHEINVLNPFFRFYISYIFPLIKSIDEGTEIWIDISLLKNFSALSMFSIIKIEYFTFLPDFLPKFLLKIFEPIEAFLETSSLRKFSAHISFIMEKT, via the coding sequence ATGATAAAGCTCCATCCAAGAATCATCTTTTTAGGTTTTCTCGTGATAATTTTTTTCATGGGAAGTTATTCTACCCATTATATATTCCAACAATACGATGTATCTTTCTTGGGTTTGATACAAAATCTTAAAAATGGATATTTCTTGCTAATCCCAATTTTAACTTTGTTCAACTTAACTCTCCGCTTCTTCCGATGGAATTTTCTTTTAAGAACTTACTTTATTTACATACCATCGAGGGAATTATTAAGTTATTATTTTACTTCATATATTGGGAATCTAACACCCTTTTATTTTCTTTATCTTTTACGATTAATTCCTATTTTTAAATCAAAACAATTTCGTGGGATTTTTGTGTTTTTTTTGGACTTGAGCCTTGATTTTATTGTTATTTTATTATTTTATTTTTTTTATAAATTTTATTTAACAATATTTCTTTTCTTTCTTTTTACTTCCGTGATTTCTTTTGCTTTGCATTATTATTTTCGATATCAGCATCTTTATCGAGATGTCTTTTTCGTCAGTGGGATTTTTTTTGCATTATCTTATACAGTCATGATTTGGTTCCTCACTTCTTGGGTTTTCCCTTTGGCTATAGGTAGTTTCAACCTTGAATTTCCCATAGATATTTCCCTTTATTCTTTATCTATCATGAATCTTGGGAACCTATTGGCGATTTTCCCTACGGGCGTGTATATCTCAAGTGAGAAGTTAATTGAATTTCTTCTACAAACCCCAATCCCTAAAGATATCACAATATACAGTGTTTTTCTAATTAAAATTTCTACCAGTTGGGTTGCTATTGGAACTGCGTTTCTTTTTTTGATTTTCTTTCGTAAACAACTCTTTTCAAAAGAAACCCATTTTGATCAAATTGCCGAAGAATACGAAGAGCAAATCCCGCAGCACATCAAAGAACGAGTGCTAAAAAAAAAGATTGATATCATTACGAACTCAGTTCCTAAAAACGCCAAAGGTCTAGATGCGGGCTGTGGTCAAGGCTGGTATGTAAAAGAAATGATGAACATAGGATACCAAATGTATGGCATTGATTTTTCAGAAAAACAACTTCAAAAAGCAAAAGAACTCACAAAAAATCCAAATCTTTTTCATGGCTCCATCACAGAACTCCCTTTTCCTGATGAATATTTTGATTTTATTTATACAATCAATGTGCTTCATCATTTACCCACAAAGGAAGAACAAATCAAAGCTTTAAATGAGTTCTACCGGGTTTTGAAACCCAAAGGAAAATTAATCATCCATGAAATTAATGTTTTAAATCCATTTTTTCGTTTTTATATAAGCTATATCTTCCCCCTCATCAAATCAATTGATGAAGGAACAGAAATCTGGATTGATATTTCTTTGTTGAAGAATTTTTCTGCGCTTTCTATGTTTTCTATTATTAAAATTGAATATTTTACTTTTTTACCAGATTTTCTTCCCAAATTTCTTTTAAAAATCTTTGAACCTATAGAAGCTTTTTTAGAAACATCTTCTTTGAGGAAATTTTCAGCTCACATTTCGTTCATCATGGAAAAGACATAA
- a CDS encoding class I SAM-dependent methyltransferase, whose amino-acid sequence MLEQLKNLFKKWKEGTEYLNYGREIIQNWAYDHILYRYQKFQQKEFVLLDQGCGHGDDLYLIKRKIESDNSLKELTLKLYGIENFLPFIEEAKSKGIEIFNIDLEHDVYPLPKGSVDILITNQVLEHTKEIFWIMEQFVQLVKPDGILIIGVPNLASLHNRILLLLGEQPSVQQSLSAHVRAFTLPDLRRLVEWNGYFKFIERKGSNFYPFPPIISKPLAKVFPSFAWGLFAKFQRTHKHGSFLSFLEENFLETPFYGSPQNPAKRS is encoded by the coding sequence ATGTTAGAACAACTAAAAAACCTTTTCAAGAAATGGAAAGAAGGCACTGAATATTTGAACTATGGGAGAGAAATTATCCAGAATTGGGCTTATGATCATATTCTATATCGCTATCAGAAATTCCAACAAAAGGAGTTCGTTTTACTTGATCAAGGCTGTGGGCATGGCGATGATTTGTATTTGATCAAAAGAAAAATAGAATCAGATAACTCCTTAAAGGAGCTGACTTTAAAACTATATGGGATTGAAAATTTTCTACCCTTCATTGAGGAAGCAAAAAGTAAAGGGATAGAAATATTTAATATTGATTTAGAGCATGATGTGTACCCTTTACCGAAAGGGAGTGTGGATATTTTGATCACAAATCAAGTTTTGGAACACACAAAGGAAATTTTTTGGATCATGGAACAATTTGTTCAACTGGTCAAGCCTGATGGGATTTTGATTATTGGGGTTCCCAATTTAGCGAGTTTGCACAATCGGATTTTACTTTTATTGGGAGAACAACCCTCGGTCCAGCAATCCTTGAGTGCTCATGTTCGAGCTTTTACTTTGCCAGATTTGCGTCGTTTAGTGGAATGGAATGGATACTTTAAATTTATAGAACGAAAAGGCTCAAATTTTTATCCATTTCCACCTATTATCAGCAAGCCATTGGCGAAAGTCTTCCCTTCCTTTGCTTGGGGTTTGTTTGCAAAATTCCAACGAACTCACAAGCATGGTAGCTTTTTAAGTTTTTTAGAAGAAAATTTTTTAGAAACACCCTTTTATGGCTCACCACAAAACCCGGCCAAAAGAAGTTAA
- a CDS encoding amino acid permease: MMTSQYKQELGLKESIAIIIGKIIGSGIFKTPAPIMLLSGSVFVFFQTWIVGGILTFLSAMLYAEMVSAFPKSGGPYEYLKRAYHPLVPFLRGWAMFFVSETAAIVVVSIVFSEYTIKILQYYFFVEATFLLEMFLTIALIWFFTFFNTIGLEFSGWFQDVLSFLKMLSLFYIIIVCFSQPKSYESKMYFPESFEFASWISGMAISLRYALFTYSGWEGATYVAEEVKNPSKNLPLSLFLGIFIVMTIYLLTNVGYLMQLSPEEIANSKFVAAEAMEKALGPIGATTISFIIALNTAGNVNAQIFTKSRTWQAMSRDGLFFSFLAPLSSNSLPVRSLIFQAMWATVLTLLAYSSYFLKTTVSIYDRLIDFFSFTSSVFNILTIVAVWILRKKYPDVPRHFRIPDRLFYVVFFIVLAIYFLYAFYTLVSAFFESLMGIILTLSGLLYWKYKIKPKLEKYNLSEL, encoded by the coding sequence ATGATGACTTCTCAATATAAGCAAGAACTGGGTTTGAAAGAAAGTATAGCTATAATTATCGGTAAAATCATAGGCTCAGGGATTTTCAAAACCCCTGCACCAATCATGCTTTTGAGTGGTTCAGTTTTTGTTTTTTTTCAGACTTGGATAGTGGGTGGAATACTGACCTTTTTAAGTGCTATGTTGTATGCGGAAATGGTTTCAGCATTTCCGAAGTCAGGAGGTCCTTATGAATACTTAAAGCGAGCGTATCATCCTTTAGTCCCTTTTTTACGTGGTTGGGCAATGTTTTTTGTTTCTGAAACCGCTGCTATAGTGGTTGTTTCGATTGTTTTCTCTGAATATACCATCAAGATTTTGCAATATTACTTTTTCGTTGAGGCTACTTTTCTTTTAGAAATGTTTTTAACAATAGCTTTGATCTGGTTTTTTACTTTCTTCAATACTATTGGTTTGGAATTTTCTGGTTGGTTTCAAGATGTATTGAGTTTTCTGAAAATGCTTAGCTTGTTTTATATTATTATTGTTTGTTTTTCGCAACCTAAAAGTTATGAATCAAAAATGTATTTTCCTGAATCTTTTGAATTTGCCAGTTGGATCTCAGGGATGGCCATATCTCTTCGCTATGCCCTGTTCACTTATAGCGGCTGGGAAGGGGCTACTTATGTAGCTGAAGAGGTAAAAAATCCGAGTAAAAATTTACCCTTGTCTTTATTTTTAGGGATTTTTATTGTGATGACAATCTATCTTTTAACTAATGTTGGTTATCTAATGCAATTATCTCCAGAAGAAATAGCAAATTCAAAATTTGTTGCCGCTGAAGCAATGGAAAAAGCCTTAGGACCAATAGGAGCTACTACTATTTCTTTTATTATTGCCTTAAATACAGCAGGAAATGTGAATGCCCAGATTTTTACAAAATCAAGGACATGGCAGGCAATGAGTAGAGATGGTCTCTTTTTTTCGTTTTTGGCTCCCTTGAGTTCAAATTCTTTACCCGTTCGTTCGTTGATATTCCAAGCGATGTGGGCAACAGTTTTAACCCTTTTGGCATATAGCTCCTACTTTCTAAAAACTACGGTTTCCATTTACGATCGTTTAATTGACTTTTTTTCTTTTACTTCTTCTGTTTTTAATATCTTAACAATCGTGGCAGTGTGGATACTAAGAAAAAAATATCCTGATGTGCCAAGGCATTTCAGAATTCCCGATAGACTTTTCTATGTGGTTTTTTTTATTGTCTTAGCAATCTATTTTTTGTATGCATTTTATACCTTAGTTTCTGCGTTTTTTGAATCTTTGATGGGGATAATCTTGACCTTGTCTGGGCTTCTTTATTGGAAATACAAAATTAAACCAAAATTAGAAAAATATAATCTTTCTGAATTGTAA
- a CDS encoding MBL fold metallo-hydrolase: MKIRFWGVRGSIPSPIKGHMIKSKIKKVLSLAKPSDILDEKSIENFINSLPFSMVSTYGGNTTCIEVRTSKNEILIIDGGTGMRELGQSLMNEGFRHGKGIAHILMTHSHWDHIQGIPFFEPLYVKGNIFHFHGIHPDIEERLRYQNHFEHFPVSFDQMQATKYFHIHKEGEVFQIYDLKINSKALRHPGISYAYKIQENDKIFVFSSDAEFRFDNKDLDSYIEFFSDADVLVFDTQYTLDEQLLMKIDWGHSSANIATDLALKANVKNLILFHHDPSYNDEMIDQVYQKAIKYKDIVDYDNSHSLQIFIAYESFELDL, from the coding sequence ATGAAAATTCGGTTCTGGGGTGTTAGAGGTTCTATCCCTTCTCCCATCAAAGGTCATATGATTAAATCCAAAATAAAAAAAGTTCTCTCTCTTGCAAAACCCTCAGATATTTTAGATGAAAAATCAATTGAAAACTTTATCAATTCCCTGCCTTTTTCCATGGTCTCTACCTATGGTGGAAATACGACTTGTATAGAAGTTCGAACCTCAAAGAACGAAATTCTTATCATCGATGGTGGCACTGGAATGCGGGAATTAGGACAATCACTCATGAATGAAGGATTTCGTCATGGGAAAGGAATTGCTCATATTTTGATGACCCACTCCCACTGGGATCATATTCAAGGAATCCCTTTTTTCGAACCCCTATACGTTAAAGGAAATATATTCCATTTCCATGGAATTCATCCCGACATAGAAGAACGATTACGATATCAAAATCATTTTGAACATTTCCCTGTAAGTTTTGATCAGATGCAAGCTACAAAGTATTTCCACATCCATAAAGAAGGAGAGGTTTTCCAAATCTATGACTTAAAGATTAACTCAAAAGCACTTCGACATCCAGGAATTTCTTATGCATACAAAATCCAAGAAAATGATAAAATTTTTGTTTTCTCTTCCGATGCAGAATTTCGCTTCGATAATAAAGATTTAGATAGCTACATCGAATTTTTTTCCGATGCTGATGTTTTAGTTTTTGATACACAATATACGCTTGATGAACAACTACTCATGAAAATAGACTGGGGGCACAGCTCTGCTAATATTGCTACCGATTTAGCACTAAAAGCCAACGTAAAAAATTTGATTTTATTTCATCATGATCCATCATACAACGATGAAATGATTGATCAAGTTTATCAAAAGGCTATTAAATATAAAGATATAGTCGATTACGATAATTCCCATTCTTTACAGATTTTTATAGCATATGAAAGTTTTGAACTTGATTTATAA
- a CDS encoding YceI family protein, whose protein sequence is MSNKLSSVYFFVSWMLYYLILEFNLDSLHSKPIIIDGRTYNIDYKNSFIKFKVETIVSSVVNGQINEFYLTSSKQVSNYKKSSLFIFNIKSKSIKIGNLYIDEAIQSEYYLDSKNHPNITVKILEMQPTNILKNFYYITYSIQIKNIEKQYREIFYYQRKGNQIIIKGIANIPKDDFFKWNLILDFVFKENIQIDFLIILKKV, encoded by the coding sequence ATGTCAAACAAATTAAGTTCTGTTTATTTCTTCGTTTCATGGATGCTTTATTATTTAATATTAGAGTTCAATTTGGATAGCTTGCATAGTAAACCGATAATTATTGATGGAAGAACATATAATATTGATTATAAGAATTCTTTTATTAAATTTAAAGTTGAGACAATTGTTTCGTCTGTAGTCAATGGGCAAATCAATGAGTTTTATTTGACATCAAGTAAGCAAGTATCAAACTATAAAAAATCATCGCTTTTTATTTTTAACATAAAATCGAAATCAATCAAAATAGGAAATTTATACATTGATGAGGCTATTCAATCAGAATATTATCTTGATTCCAAAAACCATCCAAATATAACTGTGAAAATTTTAGAAATGCAGCCAACGAATATTCTTAAGAATTTTTACTATATTACTTATAGCATTCAGATCAAAAACATAGAAAAACAATACAGAGAAATTTTCTATTATCAAAGAAAAGGTAATCAAATTATCATCAAAGGAATAGCAAATATTCCAAAAGATGATTTTTTCAAATGGAATTTGATTTTAGATTTTGTTTTTAAAGAAAATATTCAGATAGATTTTTTAATCATCCTGAAAAAAGTCTAA
- a CDS encoding MFS transporter, translating into MEIKIQELPLSKQIAYAIGQWGWSILVNILSLQLVYFYAPPENAGIPYFIPQFTFLGFLNFVSILAASGRLFDAITDPIIAGLSDRSRHPQGRRIPFLKWGALPSALFLFLIFFPIKHEISILNVVFIFVFQTLFFLFLTMYVTPYFALLAELGHTSNQRLNLSTYISVTYALGIITAAQVPLVSNTIQQVFGITNTSSLQISIGIFAFFSIILMYFPVWFIEEKKYCKSQPIDISILESLKSTFKNPYFIYYVIADFAYFASLTIIMTGLLFYTTVLLFPNDKTKGENLVGILLPLMILISFILYPLVNYLAKRMGKKNLLVFSYAFMSLIFFQVYFLGEKFYNQILPPEAQAFGLIILYSIPLSFVSILPNAILADIAEYDAITTSLPKEGMYFAARTFLQKIGQTFGIFIFAILTLFGKDPYNDLGIRFSGFAGFILTFIATIYIAKYNERELLKVIEK; encoded by the coding sequence ATGGAAATCAAAATCCAAGAATTACCTTTGAGCAAACAAATTGCTTATGCTATAGGGCAATGGGGCTGGTCCATCTTAGTAAATATTCTAAGCCTTCAATTAGTTTATTTTTATGCACCTCCAGAAAACGCAGGAATTCCTTATTTCATTCCCCAATTCACTTTTCTTGGGTTTTTGAATTTTGTTTCAATTTTAGCAGCTTCTGGTAGGTTATTTGATGCGATTACAGACCCAATCATTGCAGGACTTAGCGATCGTTCGAGGCATCCTCAGGGAAGACGCATTCCTTTTTTGAAGTGGGGAGCTCTACCTTCAGCTCTTTTTTTGTTTTTGATTTTCTTTCCAATCAAACATGAGATTTCAATTCTGAATGTTGTTTTCATTTTTGTTTTTCAAACCTTGTTTTTTCTATTTTTGACGATGTATGTAACTCCCTATTTTGCTTTATTGGCAGAGCTGGGGCATACCTCGAATCAAAGGCTGAATTTATCTACTTATATCTCTGTAACTTATGCTTTGGGAATTATAACAGCAGCTCAAGTCCCACTGGTCTCAAACACAATCCAACAAGTATTTGGAATTACTAACACGAGCTCTCTTCAAATTTCTATTGGGATATTTGCTTTTTTTTCTATAATTCTTATGTATTTTCCCGTTTGGTTTATCGAAGAAAAGAAATATTGCAAATCCCAACCTATTGATATCTCAATTCTTGAGTCATTAAAAAGTACCTTCAAAAATCCCTATTTCATTTATTATGTTATAGCTGATTTTGCCTACTTTGCATCCCTAACCATTATCATGACTGGATTACTTTTCTATACTACGGTTCTACTATTCCCTAATGACAAAACCAAAGGGGAGAACTTAGTGGGAATACTATTGCCTTTGATGATTTTAATTTCTTTTATTCTGTATCCATTGGTTAACTATTTAGCAAAGAGAATGGGGAAGAAAAACTTGTTAGTTTTTTCCTATGCATTTATGAGCTTAATTTTTTTTCAAGTTTACTTTTTAGGGGAAAAGTTTTACAATCAGATTTTACCACCTGAGGCTCAAGCCTTTGGATTGATCATCTTATACTCCATTCCTTTATCGTTCGTAAGCATTTTGCCTAATGCAATTTTAGCAGATATCGCTGAGTATGATGCCATCACAACTTCTTTACCGAAAGAAGGAATGTACTTCGCTGCAAGAACCTTCTTACAAAAAATAGGGCAAACCTTTGGTATTTTTATTTTTGCGATTTTGACTTTGTTTGGAAAGGATCCATACAATGACTTAGGTATTCGTTTCAGTGGCTTTGCTGGGTTTATTTTAACCTTCATAGCAACAATTTATATAGCTAAATACAATGAAAGAGAACTCTTAAAGGTAATAGAAAAGTAA
- a CDS encoding ATP-binding protein, giving the protein MDKTFDLFEIYKNVFDHGDLAIFVFKVIKKSEDYDYQFLLTNQTHQKLTGITLKEIQNKYLMELKSIVPTEELKKIKEHYDTCAREKKMIEYEEEIIIKGKKTYWFTKLTPILHNGEVDIIIGASIDISKLKQYENTIINQLSILDILVKNTPVGIAITDSNFHIIFYNPRFLKIWELNEETLKSDKQVFFHMLKQIKNRKKVYPKIMEVVNKRKIGTIRYIRLKNKIIEFLIIPMYHDQTFSGYFGFYNDVTKDYVYKKRLKKMLIQLRLANKSKSEFLANISHELRTPLTTIIGLTDIIKNHIKESSLAKYISIIEESSQVLLNIIQDLLDLSSIELGTVKIQNQPFLLSKPIELLIQTYKMHCQKKNLKFLYTTNLETFPFVYGDEKRLYQIINNLLSNSFKFTNVGFIHLKVFAKEQNEDEIKIHIIVEDTGIGIPEHRLDEIFEKFKKFDELNVNPQGTGIGLAIVKEFVKLMNGNISVQSKVGVGTSFEILLPFKKYKEPINVNVAEQTVEEILETYKFLLENKKILISEDAIEIQLLLKKYLENTGLKYDIVSNGIEVLEKIKKNTYDVILLDLRMPIMDGFETFRQIDSKIKSNTPIAALTAYSSEIDIRKTKELGFTTHISKPIKRKDLILKIIELLKTKERITQNQK; this is encoded by the coding sequence ATGGATAAAACTTTCGACCTCTTTGAAATATACAAAAACGTTTTTGATCATGGTGATTTAGCAATATTTGTATTCAAGGTTATAAAGAAATCAGAAGATTATGATTATCAATTTTTATTAACCAATCAAACCCACCAAAAATTAACGGGGATCACTTTAAAAGAAATCCAAAACAAATATTTAATGGAACTTAAATCGATTGTTCCTACAGAAGAACTGAAAAAAATAAAAGAACATTATGATACTTGTGCTCGAGAAAAGAAAATGATCGAATACGAAGAAGAAATAATCATAAAAGGAAAAAAGACCTATTGGTTTACAAAGTTGACTCCTATTCTGCATAATGGCGAAGTAGATATCATCATAGGAGCCTCAATTGATATTAGTAAACTAAAGCAATATGAAAATACCATTATCAATCAATTGAGTATTCTTGATATCTTAGTTAAAAATACACCTGTTGGTATTGCTATTACTGATAGTAATTTTCATATCATTTTTTATAATCCGAGGTTTTTAAAAATCTGGGAATTGAATGAAGAAACACTTAAAAGTGACAAACAAGTATTTTTTCATATGCTAAAGCAGATCAAAAACCGTAAAAAAGTTTATCCAAAGATCATGGAAGTAGTGAATAAAAGAAAAATTGGAACAATTAGATACATAAGATTGAAAAACAAAATCATTGAGTTCTTAATAATTCCTATGTATCATGATCAAACTTTTTCAGGTTATTTTGGTTTTTATAATGATGTAACAAAAGACTATGTTTATAAAAAACGATTGAAAAAAATGTTAATACAACTGAGACTAGCGAATAAAAGTAAAAGTGAATTTTTAGCAAATATCAGCCATGAACTACGAACACCATTAACTACTATCATTGGATTGACAGATATAATCAAAAATCATATCAAAGAGTCAAGTCTTGCTAAATACATTTCCATAATTGAGGAATCTTCTCAGGTTTTATTAAACATCATACAGGATTTACTTGACTTATCTTCAATTGAATTAGGCACAGTCAAGATACAAAATCAGCCATTTCTATTAAGTAAACCGATTGAACTTTTGATACAAACTTATAAGATGCATTGTCAGAAGAAAAACTTAAAATTCTTATATACCACCAATTTAGAAACTTTTCCTTTTGTTTATGGGGATGAAAAGCGATTGTATCAAATTATCAATAATTTGCTATCGAATTCTTTTAAATTTACAAATGTTGGCTTCATACATCTTAAAGTTTTTGCTAAGGAACAAAATGAAGATGAAATCAAAATCCATATCATAGTTGAGGATACAGGGATTGGTATTCCAGAACATCGTTTAGATGAAATCTTTGAAAAATTTAAAAAATTTGATGAACTAAATGTAAATCCTCAAGGAACAGGTATAGGTTTAGCTATAGTAAAGGAATTTGTAAAATTAATGAATGGAAATATCTCCGTGCAATCCAAAGTAGGGGTAGGAACTTCGTTTGAAATCCTTTTACCTTTTAAAAAATACAAAGAACCAATTAATGTCAATGTTGCTGAACAGACTGTGGAAGAAATCTTAGAGACTTATAAATTTTTGCTGGAAAATAAAAAGATCCTCATTTCCGAAGATGCGATAGAAATTCAATTATTGTTAAAAAAATACTTAGAAAATACAGGTTTGAAATATGATATTGTATCTAATGGGATAGAAGTCTTAGAAAAGATCAAGAAAAATACCTACGATGTCATTTTGTTGGATTTACGTATGCCAATTATGGATGGTTTTGAAACCTTCAGGCAAATTGATAGTAAAATCAAAAGTAATACTCCTATAGCTGCTTTGACTGCTTATTCATCAGAAATTGATATAAGAAAAACAAAAGAATTAGGTTTTACAACCCATATCAGTAAACCAATAAAAAGAAAAGATTTGATTCTCAAAATCATAGAATTGTTAAAAACGAAAGAAAGGATTACTCAAAATCAAAAGTAG